One Brassica napus cultivar Da-Ae chromosome C2, Da-Ae, whole genome shotgun sequence DNA window includes the following coding sequences:
- the LOC106381705 gene encoding probable disease resistance protein At5g45490: protein MDPEIPKQGEAFLNLFNQKYEDWANNGNKTDQKDPKSKYLSTGTLKKREGGALEPDENDRVESDSKLPGHKIHGFSNEIKSLKNFLLDQKVYNEFKTLVVVGEYVVGKTALCKTIFNDEDVKSVYAPRIWVSMHSTEWSAEDGLDGKISVLKNILTVLGVEVSILDKINKYAVDEYISNMESEVESKKLDAETAKEKEISALLYALHLNLRWKKYLIVFDDVREEDNWNEKLQDDEEKLEKDKRWGKYLSDGFPKGSGGRVIYTTRDESKNLAKKLVAEEHEIHRLWPLTDSLSVRRIYDAALKENKEEDPPRNDKKCIEELMNKSRGLPLAVRLLATLLPVFLDDENTEQTNGTTGSENTTTEQNGSTQPQTA from the coding sequence ATGGATCCAGAAATTCCAAAGCAAGGAGAAGCCTTCTTAAACCTCttcaatcaaaaatatgaagacTGGGCCAATAACGGCAACAAAACAGATCAAAAAGATCCCAAAAGTAAATATCTCTCAACAGGAACTCTGAAAAAGAGAGAGGGTGGGGCATTGGAGCCAGACGAAAATGATCGTGTGGAATCCGATTCTAAACTTCCAGGCCATAAAATCCACGGTTTCAGCAACGAGATCAAGTCATTGAAGAACTTCTTGCTGGACCAGAAGGTCTACAATGAGTTCAAGACTCTTGTGGTTGTAGGAGAATACGTTGTGGGGAAGACAGCTTTATGCAAGACCATTTTCAATGATGAAGACGTGAAGAGTGTTTACGCTCCAAGAATCTGGGTGTCTATGCATAGCACTGAATGGTCTGCTGAAGACGGTCTAGATGGTAAGATATCTGTTTTAAAGAATATCTTGACAGTTCTTGGAGTTGAAGTCTCGATATTGGACAAGATCAACAAATATGCTGTAGATGAGTATATAAGCAACATGGAATCTGAGGTGGAATCTAAAAAACTTGACGCAgagacagccaaggagaagGAGATCTCTGCTTTGCTCTATGCGCTTCACTTGAATCTGAGGTGGAAGAAGTATCTGATAGTGTTTGATGATGTGCGAGAAGAGGACAACTGGAACGAGAAGCTTCAAGACGATGAGGAGAAGCTCGAGAAGGATAAGAGATGGGGAAAGTATCTTTCAGATGGATTCCCTAAAGGCTCTGGTGGAAGAGTGATATACACAACCAGGGATGAGAGCAAGAATCTGGCGAAGAAGCTAGTGGCAGAAGAACATGAGATACATCGTCTTTGGCCTCTGACTGATTCTCTAAGTGTCAGGAGGATATATGATGCAGCATTGAAAGAAAACAAGGAAGAAGATCCTCCTAGGAACGACAAGAAATGCATTGAAGAGCTTATGAACAAGTCTCGTGGTCTTCCTCTAGCTGTTAGACTGTTGGCCACGCTTCTTCCCGTGTTTCTTGACGATGAAAACACTGAGCAGACCAATGGGACAACCGGATCAGAAAACACCACTACTGAGCAGAATGGTTCTACTCAACCTCAAAccgcttga